The proteins below come from a single Staphylococcus sp. MI 10-1553 genomic window:
- a CDS encoding SDR family NAD(P)-dependent oxidoreductase, whose amino-acid sequence MQQGHFLITGGTSGLGYALAHALISAHYSITLLVRDVNKARSLFPNAEVQIIQCDLTTESDVLEVAQHFNDQTRFDGVIHSAGLGYFKGLLENTPAEIVQTYQVNVVHFSMIINQCAPYLTPNASIVGISSQAALATQPYAAHYGGSKAALNHVLNALRIEQPQWHVLNVNVGPIQTPFHTKADSSGLYARKMKKIMLNPEQLAEKIVHAIQHRQQELNIPQSIHFLLKLYQLAPRFFEKVGRPFFLGKQR is encoded by the coding sequence ATGCAGCAAGGTCATTTTTTAATTACTGGAGGTACGAGTGGTTTAGGGTATGCACTCGCACATGCACTCATATCTGCCCATTATTCTATTACACTACTTGTACGTGATGTAAACAAAGCACGATCATTATTTCCAAATGCAGAAGTTCAAATCATTCAATGTGACTTGACGACAGAAAGTGATGTACTTGAGGTTGCTCAACATTTTAATGACCAAACGCGTTTCGATGGCGTGATACATTCAGCTGGACTCGGCTATTTTAAAGGATTGCTTGAAAATACACCTGCAGAAATTGTACAAACGTATCAAGTGAACGTGGTCCATTTCTCAATGATAATCAATCAATGCGCACCATATTTAACGCCTAATGCTTCTATTGTCGGGATAAGTAGCCAAGCCGCTTTAGCAACACAACCTTATGCAGCACATTACGGTGGAAGTAAAGCAGCTCTCAATCATGTACTCAACGCATTACGTATTGAACAACCACAATGGCACGTGCTCAATGTCAATGTCGGACCAATTCAAACACCATTTCATACAAAAGCAGATTCGTCTGGTCTATATGCACGTAAAATGAAAAAAATAATGTTGAACCCTGAACAACTAGCCGAAAAAATTGTTCACGCGATTCAACATCGTCAACAAGAGCTAAACATCCCTCAGTCCATTCATTTTTTACTTAAACTATATCAACTCGCACCACGCTTTTTTGAAAAAGTAGGACGACCATTTTTCTTAGGAAAGCAGCGTTAA
- the rnz gene encoding ribonuclease Z: MEITFFGTSAGLPTKERHTQSIALKLEPYATDVWLFDVGEATQHQILHHSIKLGKVSHIFITHMHGDHVFGLPGVLTSRSFQGGESKPLTVIGPKGIKDYVECNLSLTYSHLNYPLHIIEVEDQMNLSINGFEVIARPLNHGIPCFGYRIQVPDTPGKLDVQKLQAIGMPPGPQYQKVKSQDTFEFEGQIYDANDFKGPDKKGQVVTIFGDTQPSQYALELAKDADVLVHESTYIEGDKSLANAYHHSHIEDVLALIEKAGVKHGLLTHLSSRYTKEDIDEIEAKLKAHSPLSFQFVEDFDSYQF; this comes from the coding sequence ATGGAAATTACATTTTTCGGTACAAGTGCTGGATTACCTACAAAAGAACGTCATACACAGTCGATTGCGCTCAAACTCGAACCGTATGCGACTGATGTTTGGTTATTTGACGTGGGTGAAGCAACACAACATCAAATATTACACCATTCTATCAAACTCGGAAAAGTCAGTCATATTTTTATTACACATATGCACGGCGACCATGTATTCGGTTTACCCGGCGTGTTAACGAGTCGTTCATTTCAAGGTGGCGAATCCAAACCACTGACTGTCATAGGACCTAAAGGCATCAAAGACTATGTTGAATGCAATTTATCACTCACATATTCACATCTCAATTATCCTTTACATATTATTGAAGTAGAAGATCAAATGAATTTGTCTATTAACGGGTTCGAAGTCATTGCTCGGCCACTTAATCATGGTATCCCATGTTTTGGCTATCGTATTCAAGTCCCTGATACACCTGGTAAGTTAGATGTCCAAAAATTACAAGCAATTGGCATGCCTCCAGGACCACAGTATCAAAAAGTGAAATCACAAGATACTTTTGAATTTGAAGGCCAAATATATGATGCCAATGACTTTAAAGGGCCAGATAAAAAAGGACAAGTTGTGACGATTTTTGGCGATACACAACCGAGTCAATACGCGCTTGAATTGGCCAAAGATGCCGATGTATTAGTGCATGAGTCAACCTACATTGAAGGCGATAAATCTTTAGCCAATGCGTATCATCATAGCCATATTGAAGATGTCCTCGCGTTAATCGAAAAAGCTGGAGTGAAACACGGACTACTCACACATTTAAGTAGTCGTTATACGAAAGAAGATATTGATGAAATTGAGGCAAAATTGAAAGCCCATTCGCCATTATCATTTCAATTTGTAGAAGATTTCGATAGTTATCAGTTTTAA
- the fur gene encoding ferric iron uptake transcriptional regulator, with protein MEERLNRVKQQLQQSSYKLTPQREATVRVLIENEADHLSAEDVYLKVKEKAPEIGLATVYRTLELLADLKVVDKVSFGDGVSRFDLRKEGSKHFHHHLVCMECGRVDEIEEDLLPQVEERVENEFNFKILDHRLTFHGICETCQKEGKGAK; from the coding sequence GTGGAGGAAAGACTGAATCGCGTGAAGCAACAGTTGCAACAGTCTTCTTACAAATTAACACCGCAACGTGAAGCAACCGTGCGTGTTTTAATTGAAAATGAAGCTGACCATTTAAGTGCCGAAGATGTGTATTTAAAAGTGAAAGAAAAAGCACCAGAAATAGGGCTCGCAACCGTTTACCGTACATTAGAACTATTAGCAGACTTAAAAGTTGTCGACAAAGTAAGTTTTGGCGACGGTGTTTCTCGATTTGATTTACGTAAAGAAGGCTCAAAACATTTCCATCATCATTTAGTTTGTATGGAATGTGGTCGCGTAGATGAAATTGAAGAAGATTTATTACCACAAGTTGAAGAACGTGTAGAAAATGAATTTAATTTTAAAATTTTAGACCATCGTCTGACATTTCATGGCATTTGCGAAACTTGTCAAAAAGAGGGCAAAGGTGCTAAATGA
- a CDS encoding aldo/keto reductase, with translation MQKNVLKSGIELSELGLGCMSLGTEEKKAEQIIDAAVAAGITYFDTADIYVKGVNEKIVGRTLKKYQNRDDIVIGTKVGNHLKENGETFWDPSKRYIKENVKNSLQRLGLDTLDLYMLHGGTIDDPLDETIRAFDELKQEGVIRAYGLSSIRPNVIRYYLQHSQIETLMSQFNLIDNRPVDLLDEVHDKGVKLLARGPVFKGLLTQSVEKVLTTKFEEGIFDYDYHALKETVTALQQIDPELTGLAFNYLKSFDVLGSIIAGASSVEQLQQNVAHYYQEINPAQLEEAFAIVKQLHYAQHWEMP, from the coding sequence ATGCAAAAAAATGTTTTAAAAAGTGGTATTGAATTATCTGAGCTCGGTCTTGGATGTATGAGTTTAGGTACAGAAGAAAAGAAAGCTGAACAAATTATTGATGCAGCAGTGGCAGCAGGAATTACATATTTTGATACAGCAGATATTTATGTTAAAGGAGTCAATGAAAAAATCGTTGGTCGTACGCTTAAAAAGTATCAAAACCGTGATGATATTGTCATTGGTACAAAGGTAGGCAATCATTTAAAAGAAAACGGCGAAACATTTTGGGATCCTTCCAAACGTTACATTAAAGAAAATGTGAAAAACTCGTTGCAACGCCTTGGGTTAGATACACTCGATTTATATATGTTACACGGTGGTACAATTGACGATCCTCTTGATGAGACAATTCGTGCGTTTGATGAACTGAAACAAGAAGGTGTCATTCGTGCGTATGGTCTTTCTTCAATTCGCCCTAATGTGATTCGTTATTATTTACAACATAGTCAAATTGAAACGTTAATGTCTCAATTCAACTTAATCGATAATAGACCTGTCGATTTATTGGATGAAGTGCATGACAAAGGTGTGAAATTACTCGCACGCGGACCCGTATTCAAAGGTTTATTAACGCAAAGTGTTGAAAAAGTGTTAACAACGAAATTTGAAGAAGGCATTTTTGATTATGATTATCATGCCCTCAAAGAAACTGTAACCGCATTACAACAAATTGATCCAGAATTGACGGGATTAGCATTCAATTATTTAAAATCGTTTGATGTATTAGGTTCTATCATTGCTGGTGCAAGTTCAGTTGAACAATTACAACAAAATGTGGCACACTACTATCAAGAAATCAACCCAGCACAATTAGAAGAAGCATTTGCTATCGTGAAGCAATTACACTATGCGCAACATTGGGAAATGCCATAA
- the zwf gene encoding glucose-6-phosphate dehydrogenase: MNKTNNHVPALITIFGATGDLSHRKLFPSLFHLYQQDNLDERVAIIGIGRRELTNDDFRAQVKSSIQEHVQDTKHLDKFMQHVFYQPHDVSDEESYQKLLELSESLDREFSLEGNRVFYLAMAPRFFGVVTDFLKSSGLTNTNGFKRLVIEKPFGSDLKSAEELNEQIRRSFKEEEIFRIDHYLGKDMVQNIEVLRFSNAMFEPLWNNKYISNIQVTSSEVLGVEDRGGYYETSGALKDMVQNHMLQMVALLAMEPPISLNSDDIRAEKVKVLKSLHVLQPDEVRNQFVRGQYDQGFINGQEVKAYREEDKVATDSTTPTFVSGKVEIDNFRWAGVPFYIRTGKRMKRKSIQVVVEFKEVPMNLYYQKDKHLDSNLLVINIQPNEGVSIHLNGKKYVQGIETEPVQLSYAMSAQDKMNTVDAYENLLFDVLKGDATNFTHWEELKSTWKFVDSIQQVWDHFEPEFPNYESGTNGPLDSDLLLSRDGFKWWNDIQ; the protein is encoded by the coding sequence TTGAATAAGACAAATAATCATGTTCCAGCACTCATAACAATTTTTGGTGCCACTGGTGATTTAAGTCACCGTAAACTATTTCCATCACTCTTTCACTTATATCAACAAGACAATTTAGATGAAAGAGTTGCAATTATTGGTATCGGAAGACGTGAATTAACTAATGATGATTTTAGAGCTCAAGTGAAATCGTCAATTCAAGAGCACGTACAAGATACAAAACATCTAGACAAGTTTATGCAACATGTATTTTATCAACCACACGATGTCAGTGATGAGGAAAGTTACCAAAAATTACTAGAATTAAGCGAATCATTAGACCGTGAATTTTCGTTAGAAGGCAACCGTGTCTTCTATTTAGCAATGGCACCTCGATTTTTCGGTGTCGTGACTGATTTCTTAAAATCTTCAGGTTTAACGAACACAAACGGCTTCAAACGTCTTGTTATTGAAAAACCATTTGGTAGTGACTTGAAATCAGCTGAAGAATTAAACGAGCAAATTCGTCGGTCATTTAAAGAAGAAGAAATTTTCCGTATCGACCACTATTTAGGTAAAGATATGGTGCAAAATATAGAAGTATTACGTTTCAGTAACGCGATGTTCGAACCATTATGGAACAACAAATATATTTCAAATATCCAAGTGACATCTTCAGAGGTGCTTGGTGTTGAAGACCGAGGTGGTTATTACGAAACGAGCGGGGCTTTAAAAGATATGGTACAAAACCATATGTTACAAATGGTTGCATTACTAGCGATGGAGCCGCCTATAAGTTTAAATAGTGATGATATTCGTGCTGAAAAAGTAAAAGTATTAAAATCATTACACGTACTTCAACCAGATGAAGTAAGAAATCAATTTGTTCGTGGTCAATATGATCAAGGTTTCATCAATGGTCAAGAAGTTAAAGCTTACCGCGAAGAAGATAAAGTCGCTACTGATTCTACTACGCCTACTTTCGTGTCAGGTAAAGTAGAAATCGACAACTTTAGATGGGCGGGTGTGCCATTCTACATTCGTACAGGTAAACGTATGAAACGTAAATCCATTCAAGTCGTTGTAGAATTTAAAGAAGTACCGATGAATTTATATTATCAAAAGGATAAACATTTAGATTCCAACTTACTTGTGATTAACATTCAACCTAACGAAGGTGTGTCTATTCACCTTAATGGTAAAAAATATGTTCAAGGTATCGAAACTGAACCTGTACAATTATCTTATGCGATGAGTGCACAAGATAAAATGAACACAGTGGATGCTTATGAAAACTTACTTTTCGATGTGTTAAAAGGTGACGCAACAAACTTTACACATTGGGAAGAATTAAAATCAACATGGAAGTTTGTGGATTCAATTCAACAAGTTTGGGATCATTTCGAACCAGAATTCCCTAACTATGAGTCAGGTACAAATGGTCCATTAGACAGTGATTTATTATTGAGTCGTGACGGCTTTAAATGGTGGAACGATATTCAATAA
- the prli42 gene encoding stressosome-associated protein Prli42: MLNKKIRKVLIIVMLVAIVLALILTGIAPLLSM, from the coding sequence GTGTTAAACAAGAAAATAAGAAAAGTGCTCATCATTGTGATGCTTGTTGCCATCGTACTTGCGTTGATTTTAACAGGTATCGCACCATTATTGAGCATGTAA
- a CDS encoding AraC family transcriptional regulator produces the protein MDVIKHLQRAMVYIEDHLLEPFDLQTLSEYVEISPYHLEQSFTMIIGKTPQEYCRARRLTLAANDLIHGANRLIDLAKRYQYADANTFAHDFSDYHGVSPLQAKLKKEQLQMQERLYLKLSTTSQKPYPYRLETLGDFSLVGCSRFVPSTELEHHFIIPDFLEDLKMDGTLKDMMRYNDIGPHELFVVSCPLEQGLEIFVGVPSERFPGHLEDRFLAGRQYAVFNLQGEIDFVTSEAWHYIETSLQLTLPFERDALYIEIYPLDISFEDPFTKVQLCVPVNIDEN, from the coding sequence TTGGACGTCATTAAACATTTACAACGCGCAATGGTTTATATTGAAGACCATTTATTAGAACCATTTGACTTACAAACTTTAAGTGAATACGTTGAAATTTCTCCTTATCATTTAGAACAATCTTTTACGATGATTATTGGAAAGACACCTCAAGAATATTGTCGCGCGCGTAGATTGACACTCGCTGCTAATGATTTAATCCACGGTGCGAATCGCCTTATTGATCTTGCAAAACGTTATCAGTATGCGGATGCGAACACATTTGCACACGACTTCAGTGATTATCATGGGGTGTCGCCATTACAGGCAAAACTAAAAAAAGAGCAACTTCAAATGCAGGAACGACTCTATTTAAAATTATCGACAACTTCGCAAAAGCCCTACCCTTATCGTTTAGAAACGTTAGGTGATTTTTCATTAGTTGGATGTTCCCGATTTGTACCTTCAACGGAATTAGAACACCATTTCATTATTCCGGATTTTCTTGAAGATTTAAAAATGGATGGCACGTTAAAGGATATGATGCGTTATAACGATATCGGGCCGCATGAATTGTTTGTTGTTAGTTGTCCGCTTGAACAAGGACTTGAAATCTTTGTCGGTGTTCCAAGTGAACGTTTTCCTGGTCATTTAGAAGATCGCTTTTTAGCAGGACGTCAATACGCCGTATTTAATTTACAAGGTGAAATTGATTTCGTCACGAGTGAGGCTTGGCATTACATTGAAACGAGTCTACAACTGACATTACCATTTGAACGGGATGCCTTATATATTGAAATATATCCACTCGACATTTCATTTGAGGATCCATTTACAAAAGTGCAATTGTGCGTACCTGTTAATATTGATGAAAATTAA
- a CDS encoding NUDIX hydrolase, translating into MHFEEKTISKESIYKGKIIEVEKHKVSLPNDETAYREVVKHNGAVAICALTPDQQVILVKQYRKALEQELLEIPAGKLEPGENRESAAMRELEEETGYKAEKLTLIGEVYGTPGFANEKISIYFADDLVEGKVNLDEDEFVEKVFYSLDDVKKAVETRTIEDAKTFIAFQHLLLHYNHSK; encoded by the coding sequence ATGCATTTTGAAGAAAAAACCATTTCTAAAGAATCGATTTATAAAGGAAAAATCATTGAAGTAGAAAAACATAAAGTGTCTTTACCGAACGATGAAACGGCATATCGCGAAGTGGTGAAACATAATGGGGCAGTCGCAATTTGTGCCTTAACACCTGATCAACAAGTCATTTTAGTGAAGCAATACCGTAAAGCTTTAGAACAGGAGTTGTTAGAAATACCCGCAGGCAAACTTGAACCTGGAGAAAACCGTGAATCTGCTGCGATGAGAGAACTAGAAGAAGAAACCGGTTATAAAGCAGAAAAACTCACTTTAATTGGTGAAGTATATGGCACACCTGGTTTCGCTAATGAGAAAATCTCTATTTATTTTGCAGATGATTTAGTTGAAGGTAAAGTCAATTTAGATGAAGATGAATTTGTTGAGAAAGTGTTTTATTCATTAGATGATGTTAAAAAAGCCGTTGAAACCCGTACAATTGAAGATGCTAAAACATTCATTGCATTTCAACACCTATTATTACATTATAATCATTCTAAATAA
- the gndA gene encoding NADP-dependent phosphogluconate dehydrogenase, translating into MTQQIGVVGLAVMGKNLAWNIESRGYSVSVYNRSADKTDLMVEESKGKNIVPTYSVEEFVNSLEKPRKILLMVKAGEATDKTIDSLLPLLDDDDILIDGGNTNYLDTIRRNKALAESGVNFIGMGVSGGEVGALTGPSLMPGGQETAYHKVSDILKSISAKAKDGKPCVTYIGPNGAGHYVKMVHNGIEYADMQLIAESYIMMKDLLGMSHEEISETFKSWNAGELESYLIEITGDIFTKLDKDGEPLVEKIMDKAGQKGTGKWTSINALELGTPLTIITESVFARFISSLKDQRVNASKVLNGPSAAFDGNKEEFLEKIRRALYMSKICSYAQGFDQMKTASEINEWNLQLGDLAMIWREGCIIRAQFLQKIKDAYDNNNNLQNLLLDGYFKDIVTEYQSALRDVVATGIQNGVALPGFSSSINYYDSYRTENLPANLIQAQRDYFGAHTYQRKDQEGTFHTQWTQ; encoded by the coding sequence ATGACACAACAAATCGGTGTAGTAGGTTTAGCCGTAATGGGTAAAAACCTAGCTTGGAATATTGAATCAAGAGGTTACAGTGTATCTGTATACAACCGTTCTGCAGATAAGACAGATTTAATGGTTGAAGAATCTAAAGGGAAAAACATTGTACCGACTTATTCAGTAGAAGAGTTTGTAAATTCTTTAGAAAAACCACGTAAAATTTTGTTAATGGTAAAAGCAGGCGAAGCAACAGATAAAACAATCGACAGCTTATTACCTTTATTAGACGATGACGATATTTTAATTGACGGTGGTAACACAAACTACCTCGACACGATTCGTCGTAATAAAGCGTTGGCTGAAAGTGGCGTTAACTTCATTGGTATGGGTGTTTCTGGTGGTGAAGTTGGTGCGTTAACAGGTCCTTCATTAATGCCTGGTGGTCAAGAAACTGCTTATCATAAAGTGTCAGACATCTTAAAATCTATCTCAGCTAAAGCGAAAGACGGTAAACCTTGTGTCACTTACATTGGGCCAAATGGTGCAGGTCACTATGTCAAAATGGTACACAACGGTATCGAATATGCTGATATGCAATTAATCGCAGAAAGTTATATTATGATGAAAGATTTATTAGGCATGTCACATGAAGAAATCTCTGAAACTTTCAAATCATGGAATGCCGGAGAATTAGAAAGTTACCTTATCGAAATTACAGGTGACATTTTCACAAAACTTGATAAAGATGGCGAACCACTTGTAGAAAAAATTATGGACAAAGCGGGTCAAAAAGGTACTGGTAAATGGACATCTATTAATGCATTAGAATTAGGTACGCCATTAACAATCATTACTGAATCTGTATTTGCACGTTTTATTTCTTCATTAAAAGATCAACGTGTCAATGCATCAAAAGTTTTAAACGGACCTTCAGCTGCATTTGATGGCAACAAAGAAGAATTCCTTGAAAAAATTCGCCGTGCGTTGTACATGAGTAAAATTTGTTCATACGCGCAAGGTTTTGATCAAATGAAAACAGCAAGTGAAATCAATGAATGGAACCTTCAATTAGGTGACTTAGCGATGATTTGGAGAGAAGGTTGTATCATTCGTGCGCAATTCTTACAAAAAATTAAAGATGCATACGACAACAACAATAACTTACAAAACCTTTTATTAGACGGTTACTTCAAAGATATCGTGACTGAATATCAATCTGCACTTCGCGATGTTGTTGCTACTGGTATCCAAAACGGTGTGGCACTTCCCGGTTTCTCATCAAGTATCAACTACTATGATAGCTACCGTACAGAAAACTTACCAGCAAACTTAATTCAAGCGCAACGTGACTATTTTGGTGCACACACTTACCAACGTAAAGATCAAGAAGGTACTTTCCATACGCAATGGACTCAATAA
- a CDS encoding MFS transporter, whose translation MVYHEDIASIFGVMIVLVFVDMIVKTIVSSNLQYITQDHFERVVTIRQTIQSATMIAVPIVAGFLVAVVQIKNLALLNSFTEFIGLILIFMLRFKSANVLSKSKKFTEGMVESFNYVFKNQNLSTLFLVSSVINFLVQSLTVGLPVIIVTKLGYSSAHLGTMESILGGTLL comes from the coding sequence ATGGTTTATCATGAAGATATTGCGAGTATTTTTGGTGTGATGATCGTTTTAGTCTTTGTCGATATGATTGTCAAAACCATTGTCTCATCAAACTTGCAGTACATTACACAAGACCATTTTGAGAGAGTTGTTACGATTAGACAAACCATTCAGTCTGCAACGATGATAGCTGTCCCTATTGTGGCAGGATTTTTAGTGGCGGTGGTCCAGATTAAAAATTTAGCACTGTTGAATAGTTTCACTGAATTTATAGGCTTGATTCTTATTTTCATGTTGCGTTTTAAATCGGCGAATGTGTTGAGTAAAAGTAAAAAATTTACAGAGGGTATGGTAGAAAGTTTTAACTATGTATTTAAAAATCAAAACTTGTCAACACTATTTTTAGTATCAAGCGTCATTAACTTTTTAGTACAATCTTTAACTGTCGGACTTCCAGTTATTATCGTGACGAAACTCGGCTATTCGTCAGCACATTTAGGTACGATGGAAAGTATTTTAGGTGGTACACTTTTATAA
- a CDS encoding tripeptidase T, translated as MLNKDRLIETFLELVQIDSETGHEDIIQPILKEKFESLGLSVVEDNAKAMTGFGANNLICTLPANQEGKDKIYFTSHMDTVEPGRNVKPIIKEDGFIYSDGTTVLGADDKAGLAVIFEVLHIIHEHQLPHGQIQFVITVGEESGLVGAKALRKEDLDADYGYAIDSTVPVGSITIGAPYQMKVNATVHGKKAHASTPNEGISAINMAAQAISQMKLGQIDHETTANIGKFQGGGPTNVVTDLVNIWAEARSHSKDKLDAQVQHMKETFENAAAQYDCHAEVETELSYPGFRVESNERVYQVAEQATKALGFEMQADVGGGGSDGNIINHLGIPTVILGVGYEKIHTTDERISKQSLYDLTHFVLKIIEMNA; from the coding sequence ATGCTTAACAAAGATAGATTAATTGAAACATTTTTAGAATTAGTGCAAATCGATTCTGAAACAGGACATGAAGACATCATTCAACCGATATTGAAAGAGAAGTTTGAATCGCTCGGCCTATCCGTTGTAGAAGATAACGCGAAAGCAATGACAGGTTTTGGAGCCAATAACCTTATTTGTACATTACCTGCAAATCAAGAAGGTAAAGATAAAATATATTTCACGAGTCATATGGATACAGTAGAACCCGGTCGCAATGTAAAGCCTATCATTAAAGAGGATGGTTTTATTTATTCAGACGGTACAACAGTACTAGGTGCTGATGATAAAGCAGGATTAGCCGTCATTTTTGAAGTACTCCATATCATTCATGAACACCAGTTACCACATGGTCAAATTCAATTCGTTATTACAGTAGGCGAAGAGTCTGGGTTAGTCGGTGCAAAAGCTTTACGCAAAGAAGATTTAGATGCAGATTACGGTTATGCGATTGACTCAACAGTACCTGTCGGAAGTATCACGATTGGTGCACCGTATCAAATGAAAGTTAATGCGACGGTTCATGGTAAAAAAGCGCATGCCAGTACACCAAATGAAGGCATAAGCGCGATTAATATGGCTGCTCAAGCGATTAGTCAAATGAAACTGGGCCAAATCGATCATGAAACGACTGCCAATATTGGTAAATTCCAGGGTGGCGGCCCGACAAATGTTGTGACAGATTTAGTGAATATTTGGGCCGAAGCGCGCTCGCATTCTAAAGACAAACTCGATGCACAAGTCCAACATATGAAAGAAACATTTGAAAATGCGGCAGCACAATACGACTGTCATGCTGAAGTTGAAACTGAATTATCTTATCCTGGCTTCCGTGTCGAATCAAATGAACGTGTTTACCAAGTGGCTGAACAAGCTACAAAGGCATTAGGTTTTGAGATGCAAGCGGATGTCGGTGGTGGCGGTTCTGATGGTAATATTATCAATCATCTCGGCATCCCAACTGTGATTTTAGGCGTAGGGTACGAAAAGATTCATACAACAGATGAACGCATTTCCAAACAATCTTTATATGATTTAACCCATTTCGTGTTAAAAATCATTGAAATGAATGCGTAA
- the proC gene encoding pyrroline-5-carboxylate reductase, translating into MKIVFYGAGNMAHAIFTGIVNSKVVPAENIYLTNRSNEDMLKEYEEDLGVRYSYDDATLLKDADYIFLGSKPHDFDQLADRIKQHVQPNNRFISIMAGIPISYIKEKINTTNPIARIMPNTNAHVGHSVTGVSFPSNFGGKAKDEILEIINAFGTALEVQEDHLHQVTAITGSGPAFLYHVFEKYVIAGTKLGLEKSQVEESIRELIIGTSKMIERSDLSMEQLRKNITSKGGTTQAGLNALSEYDIEGIFEDCLNAAVNRSIELSAQDEN; encoded by the coding sequence ATGAAAATTGTATTTTATGGCGCTGGCAATATGGCACACGCGATTTTTACAGGTATTGTGAATTCAAAAGTCGTTCCAGCAGAAAACATTTATTTAACGAATCGTTCAAATGAAGACATGTTGAAAGAATATGAAGAAGATTTAGGTGTTCGATATAGTTATGACGATGCAACTTTGTTAAAAGATGCAGACTATATCTTTTTAGGATCGAAACCACATGACTTTGATCAATTGGCTGACAGAATTAAGCAACATGTACAGCCTAACAACCGATTTATTTCTATTATGGCAGGGATTCCCATTTCGTACATTAAAGAAAAAATTAACACGACCAATCCGATTGCGCGCATTATGCCGAATACAAATGCACACGTCGGCCATTCTGTAACAGGTGTAAGTTTTCCTTCAAACTTTGGTGGTAAAGCGAAAGACGAAATTTTAGAAATTATTAACGCTTTCGGTACAGCATTAGAAGTTCAGGAAGATCATTTACACCAAGTGACAGCGATAACAGGAAGCGGTCCCGCATTTTTATACCATGTGTTCGAAAAATATGTCATAGCAGGGACAAAATTAGGACTAGAAAAATCGCAAGTGGAAGAATCGATTCGCGAATTAATTATCGGCACGAGTAAAATGATTGAACGTTCAGATTTAAGTATGGAGCAATTAAGAAAAAACATTACTTCAAAAGGCGGCACAACACAAGCTGGTTTAAACGCTTTATCTGAATATGATATAGAGGGAATATTTGAGGATTGTTTAAATGCTGCTGTGAATAGAAGTATTGAACTTTCAGCACAAGATGAAAATTAA